A single genomic interval of Spinacia oleracea cultivar Varoflay chromosome 6, BTI_SOV_V1, whole genome shotgun sequence harbors:
- the LOC110777367 gene encoding leucine--tRNA ligase, chloroplastic/mitochondrial isoform X1 → METNLQLPLQIQHLKPSSLKCPPFFSPKNQIFHKPTINFSSNFRSCSFNSINLKLRSKTRRRVSEIRGELGKLEEREEEKKEKPVKRAYPFHQIEPKWQTFWEVNKTFRTPDDVDTSKPKFYVLDMFPYPSGAGLHVGHPLGYTATDILARFKRMQGFNVLHPMGWDAFGLPAEQYAIDTGTHPKITTMRNIGRFRSQLKSLGFSYDWDREISTTEPEYYRWTQWIFLQLLKRGLAYQAEVPVNWCPALGTVLANEEVIDGVSERGGHPVIRKPMRQWMLRITEYADRLLEDLEELDWPESLKDMQRNWIGKSEGAELEFPVLDAGGQERGVGITVYTTRPDTIFGATYLVLAPEHPLLESLVFTDQTKYVEEYKELASRKSDLERTELQKEKTGVFTGCYAKNPANGAAVPIWVADYVLGSYGTGAIMAVPAHDTRDHEFASKYDIPIHWVVKPDDEDGSCIGKAYSGGGVIMNSYSSATGLDINGLSSKEAIPKVIQWAEETGTGKKKVNYKLRDWLFARQRYWGEPIPVVIMDDNGDSVPLPDSELPLTLPELDDFTPTGTGEPPLSKALSWVQTVDPLSGKPARRETNTMPQWAGSCWYYLRFMDPQNSKELVNKEKERYWGPVDVYVGGAEHAVLHLLYARFWHKVLYDIGAVSTKEPFKCVINQGIILGKVQYMAHKDTNGNYVSADSATMSGDLYQEQIPEEKVVKSGEFFVLKENPTIRLIARTYKMSKSKGNVVNPEDVVAEYGADSLRLYEMFMGPLRDVKPWNTSGIEGVYRFMGRVWRLIVGSPLSDGSFKDGTVAIDVEPTVDQLRSLHKCIVKVTEEIEATRFNTGISAMMEFINAAYKWDQHPRSIFEAFVLLLSPYAPHMAEELWFRLGNSNSLAYEPFPKANSAYLKDSKIVLPVQFNGKTRGTIQVEETCTEDEAFTLASTDEKLSKYIQGKTIKKKIFVPGKILNVIVVPEKVKVGQQ, encoded by the exons ATGGAGACAAATCTCCAACTACCTTTACAAATTCAGCACCTTAAACCTTCTTCTCTAAAATGCCCGCCATTTTTCTcacctaaaaatcaaatctttcACAAACCCACCATCAATTTTTCTTCAAATTTCCGTTCTTGTAGTTTTAACAGCATCAATTTAAAACTTAGAAGTAAAACTAGAAGAAGAGTAAGTGAAATTAGAGGTGAATTGGGAaaattagaggagagagaagaagaaaagaaggagAAACCAGTAAAAAGGGCATACCCATTTCATCAAATTGAACCCAAATGGCAAACATTTTGGGAGGTTAACAAAACTTTCCGAACCCCAGATGATGTTGATACTTCTAAACCTAAGTTCTACGTTCTTGACATGTTTCCTTACCCCAG TGGAGCTGGGTTACATGTTGGTCATCCACTCGGGTATACAGCTACTGATATTCTTGCTAGATTCAAAAGGATGCAGGGTTTCAATGTTCTGCACCCAATGGGATGGGATGCATTTGGGTTGCCGGCAGAGCAGTACGCTATCGAT ACAGGTACCCATCCTAAAATCACAACAATGAGGAACATCGGACGTTTTCGATCACAG CTTAAATCATTGGGCTTCTCATACGATTGGGATCGTGAAATCTCTACAACAGAACCAGAATATTATAGATGGACACAGTGGATATTTCTTCAGCTTTTGAAAAGAGGGCTGGCTTATCAG GCAGAAGTTCCAGTCAATTGGTGTCCTGCCCTTGGCACAGTATTGGCAAATGAGGAAGTTATAGATGGTGTCAGTGAACGTGGGGGTCATCCAGTGATAAGAAAG CCAATGAGGCAGTGGATGCTCAGGATCACTGAGTATGCAGACCGCCTTCTAGAGGATCTGGAAGAGCTTGACTGGCCCGAAAGTTTAAAGGACATGCAAAGAAATTGGATAGGTAAGTCAGAAGGGGCCGAACTGGAATTTCCAGTGCTTGATGCTGGTGGACAAGAAAGAGGGGTCGGAATTACTGTTTATACAACCAGGCCAGATACTATTTTCGGAGCAAC CTATCTTGTGTTGGCCCCGGAGCATCCTTTGTTAGAGTCGCTAGTATTCACAGACCAAACAAAATAT GTTGAGGAGTATAAAGAGCTCGCCTCAAGAAAGAGTGACCTTGAGAGGACTGAGCTCCAAAAAGAGAAAACTGGAGTCTTTACTGGTTGCTACGCAAAGAACCCCGCCAATGGAGCAGCCGTTCCCATATGGGTGGCAGATTATGTTCTAGGAAG CTATGGTACCGGAGCAATTATGGCTGTTCCTGCACATGATACACGTGACCATGAATTTGCTTCAAAGTATGATATTCCAATTCATTGGGTTGTGAAGCCAGATGACGAAGATGGCAGCTGTATAGGCAAGGCTTATTCTGGTGGTGGTGTTATCATGAACTCATATAGCTCTGCAACAGGGCTTGATATCAATGGTTTGTCTAGCAAAGAAGCCATTCCAAAAGTAATTCAGTGGGCTGAAGAAACTGGAACTGGAAAGAAAAAG GTGAACTATAAGTTGAGGGACTGGCTTTTTGCTAGGCAGCGCTATTGGGGGGAGCCTATACCTGTAGTTATTATGGATGACAATGGTGATAGTGTTCCGCTTCCTGATAGTGAATTACCGTTGACACTTCCTGAGTTGGATGATTTTACTCCTACTGGGACGGGTGAACCACCTTTATCCAAAGCTTTGTCTTGG GTACAAACAGTCGATCCACTATCAGGAAAGCCAGCCAGAAGAGAAACAAACACCATGCCTCAGTGGGCTGGCTCGTGTTG GTATTATTTGAGATTTATGGATCCACAAAATTCAAAGGAATTAGTcaacaaggaaaaagaaag GTATTGGGGCCCAGTTGATGTATATGTTGGTGGTGCTGAACATGCAGTCCTTCACTTACTTTATGCGAGGTTTTGGCACAAG GTTCTCTATGATATTGGTGCTGTGTCAACAAAGGAACCATTCAAGTGTGTCATAAACCAAGGGATTATCTTGGGCAAG GTCCAGTATATGGCACATAAAGACACAAATGGTAATTATGTATCTGCAGATTCAGCTACTATGTCTGGTGATCTTTATCAAGAACAAATTCCTGAGGAAAAA GTTGTGAAATCAGGAGAATTCTTTGTGTTAAAAGAGAACCCTACTATTCGGCTGATTGCTCGGACTTATAAAATGAGTAAAAGTAAAGGCAATGTCGTTAACCCGGAGGATGTGGTTGCTGAATATGGTGCTGACTCACTCCGCTTGTATGAGATGTTCATGGGACCATTGAG AGACGTAAAACCATGGAATACCAGTGGAATTGAAGGTGTTTATCGGTTTATGGGAAGAGTATGGAGACTTATTGTGGGCTCACCTCTATCTGATGGTTCATTTAAAGATGGAACAGTTGCTATTGATGTAGAGCCCACAGTAGATCAACTTCGTTCGCTTCATAAATGCATTGTAAAG GTCACCGAGGAAATCGAAGCAACACGGTTTAACACTGGTATCTCAGCAATGATGGAGTTTATTAATGCAGCATATAAG TGGGATCAACATCCGAGGTCAATCTTTGAGGCATTTGTTCTGCTGCTATCACCATATGCACCTCATATGGCTGAGGAGCTCTGGTTTCGCCTTGGAAATTCAAATTCACTTGCATATGAGCCTTTCCCAAAG GCAAATTCAGCATATTTGAAAGATTCGAAAATAGTCCTTCCTGTTCAGTTTAATGGAAAGACGCGGGGAACCATTCAAGTAGAAGAAACATGTACAGAAGATGAAGCTTTCACATTAGCCTCCACGGACGAAAAGCTGTCAAAGTATATACAAGGGAAAACCATCAAAAAGAAGATCTTCGTCCCTGGTAAGATCTTGAATGTGATCGTAGTTCCTGAAAAAGTCAAGGTGGGTCAGCAATAA
- the LOC110777367 gene encoding leucine--tRNA ligase, chloroplastic/mitochondrial isoform X2, translating into MGCIWVAGRAVRYRCTHPKITTMRNIGRFRSQLKSLGFSYDWDREISTTEPEYYRWTQWIFLQLLKRGLAYQAEVPVNWCPALGTVLANEEVIDGVSERGGHPVIRKPMRQWMLRITEYADRLLEDLEELDWPESLKDMQRNWIGKSEGAELEFPVLDAGGQERGVGITVYTTRPDTIFGATYLVLAPEHPLLESLVFTDQTKYVEEYKELASRKSDLERTELQKEKTGVFTGCYAKNPANGAAVPIWVADYVLGSYGTGAIMAVPAHDTRDHEFASKYDIPIHWVVKPDDEDGSCIGKAYSGGGVIMNSYSSATGLDINGLSSKEAIPKVIQWAEETGTGKKKVNYKLRDWLFARQRYWGEPIPVVIMDDNGDSVPLPDSELPLTLPELDDFTPTGTGEPPLSKALSWVQTVDPLSGKPARRETNTMPQWAGSCWYYLRFMDPQNSKELVNKEKERYWGPVDVYVGGAEHAVLHLLYARFWHKVLYDIGAVSTKEPFKCVINQGIILGKVQYMAHKDTNGNYVSADSATMSGDLYQEQIPEEKVVKSGEFFVLKENPTIRLIARTYKMSKSKGNVVNPEDVVAEYGADSLRLYEMFMGPLRDVKPWNTSGIEGVYRFMGRVWRLIVGSPLSDGSFKDGTVAIDVEPTVDQLRSLHKCIVKVTEEIEATRFNTGISAMMEFINAAYKWDQHPRSIFEAFVLLLSPYAPHMAEELWFRLGNSNSLAYEPFPKANSAYLKDSKIVLPVQFNGKTRGTIQVEETCTEDEAFTLASTDEKLSKYIQGKTIKKKIFVPGKILNVIVVPEKVKVGQQ; encoded by the exons ATGGGATGCATTTGGGTTGCCGGCAGAGCAGTACGCTATCGAT GTACCCATCCTAAAATCACAACAATGAGGAACATCGGACGTTTTCGATCACAG CTTAAATCATTGGGCTTCTCATACGATTGGGATCGTGAAATCTCTACAACAGAACCAGAATATTATAGATGGACACAGTGGATATTTCTTCAGCTTTTGAAAAGAGGGCTGGCTTATCAG GCAGAAGTTCCAGTCAATTGGTGTCCTGCCCTTGGCACAGTATTGGCAAATGAGGAAGTTATAGATGGTGTCAGTGAACGTGGGGGTCATCCAGTGATAAGAAAG CCAATGAGGCAGTGGATGCTCAGGATCACTGAGTATGCAGACCGCCTTCTAGAGGATCTGGAAGAGCTTGACTGGCCCGAAAGTTTAAAGGACATGCAAAGAAATTGGATAGGTAAGTCAGAAGGGGCCGAACTGGAATTTCCAGTGCTTGATGCTGGTGGACAAGAAAGAGGGGTCGGAATTACTGTTTATACAACCAGGCCAGATACTATTTTCGGAGCAAC CTATCTTGTGTTGGCCCCGGAGCATCCTTTGTTAGAGTCGCTAGTATTCACAGACCAAACAAAATAT GTTGAGGAGTATAAAGAGCTCGCCTCAAGAAAGAGTGACCTTGAGAGGACTGAGCTCCAAAAAGAGAAAACTGGAGTCTTTACTGGTTGCTACGCAAAGAACCCCGCCAATGGAGCAGCCGTTCCCATATGGGTGGCAGATTATGTTCTAGGAAG CTATGGTACCGGAGCAATTATGGCTGTTCCTGCACATGATACACGTGACCATGAATTTGCTTCAAAGTATGATATTCCAATTCATTGGGTTGTGAAGCCAGATGACGAAGATGGCAGCTGTATAGGCAAGGCTTATTCTGGTGGTGGTGTTATCATGAACTCATATAGCTCTGCAACAGGGCTTGATATCAATGGTTTGTCTAGCAAAGAAGCCATTCCAAAAGTAATTCAGTGGGCTGAAGAAACTGGAACTGGAAAGAAAAAG GTGAACTATAAGTTGAGGGACTGGCTTTTTGCTAGGCAGCGCTATTGGGGGGAGCCTATACCTGTAGTTATTATGGATGACAATGGTGATAGTGTTCCGCTTCCTGATAGTGAATTACCGTTGACACTTCCTGAGTTGGATGATTTTACTCCTACTGGGACGGGTGAACCACCTTTATCCAAAGCTTTGTCTTGG GTACAAACAGTCGATCCACTATCAGGAAAGCCAGCCAGAAGAGAAACAAACACCATGCCTCAGTGGGCTGGCTCGTGTTG GTATTATTTGAGATTTATGGATCCACAAAATTCAAAGGAATTAGTcaacaaggaaaaagaaag GTATTGGGGCCCAGTTGATGTATATGTTGGTGGTGCTGAACATGCAGTCCTTCACTTACTTTATGCGAGGTTTTGGCACAAG GTTCTCTATGATATTGGTGCTGTGTCAACAAAGGAACCATTCAAGTGTGTCATAAACCAAGGGATTATCTTGGGCAAG GTCCAGTATATGGCACATAAAGACACAAATGGTAATTATGTATCTGCAGATTCAGCTACTATGTCTGGTGATCTTTATCAAGAACAAATTCCTGAGGAAAAA GTTGTGAAATCAGGAGAATTCTTTGTGTTAAAAGAGAACCCTACTATTCGGCTGATTGCTCGGACTTATAAAATGAGTAAAAGTAAAGGCAATGTCGTTAACCCGGAGGATGTGGTTGCTGAATATGGTGCTGACTCACTCCGCTTGTATGAGATGTTCATGGGACCATTGAG AGACGTAAAACCATGGAATACCAGTGGAATTGAAGGTGTTTATCGGTTTATGGGAAGAGTATGGAGACTTATTGTGGGCTCACCTCTATCTGATGGTTCATTTAAAGATGGAACAGTTGCTATTGATGTAGAGCCCACAGTAGATCAACTTCGTTCGCTTCATAAATGCATTGTAAAG GTCACCGAGGAAATCGAAGCAACACGGTTTAACACTGGTATCTCAGCAATGATGGAGTTTATTAATGCAGCATATAAG TGGGATCAACATCCGAGGTCAATCTTTGAGGCATTTGTTCTGCTGCTATCACCATATGCACCTCATATGGCTGAGGAGCTCTGGTTTCGCCTTGGAAATTCAAATTCACTTGCATATGAGCCTTTCCCAAAG GCAAATTCAGCATATTTGAAAGATTCGAAAATAGTCCTTCCTGTTCAGTTTAATGGAAAGACGCGGGGAACCATTCAAGTAGAAGAAACATGTACAGAAGATGAAGCTTTCACATTAGCCTCCACGGACGAAAAGCTGTCAAAGTATATACAAGGGAAAACCATCAAAAAGAAGATCTTCGTCCCTGGTAAGATCTTGAATGTGATCGTAGTTCCTGAAAAAGTCAAGGTGGGTCAGCAATAA